One genomic region from Fundulus heteroclitus isolate FHET01 unplaced genomic scaffold, MU-UCD_Fhet_4.1 scaffold_77, whole genome shotgun sequence encodes:
- the LOC118561970 gene encoding uncharacterized protein LOC118561970 isoform X2, with amino-acid sequence MQKKILFYPGKLNVVFRKGPLGFLLQDPSSEAKLIRDNPSLRDRSAPMKEDVVRQNALTVVRQRGGDVTDDSEVLGDYILQFGKYKGKSFRWLLENDVGYTLYLIMNLQKEEESGICITEGFNKMSLLAFVKYALSFKEIQDVLNYEASKVGATATSSEDDQLVGFGSRAKSTWKEIWDSRADGYADFILKKSCLPGTRMNKLQQYLLKKQQSSSHDTTPQPSVPHQPLVMEEDEALESAMLSISPSKLQSVNSSIKTNEKRGPLSAKNIFKSKDSSGHVPVTMLVCRRYSPYQRTMN; translated from the exons ATGCAGAAGAAAATCCTCTTCTACCCAGGAAAGCTGAATGTTGTTTTTCGCAAGGGACCCCTTGGATTTCTTCTGCAGGATCCCTCCTCTGAGGCCAAGCTGATCAGAGACAACCCCAGCTTGCGGGACAGATCTGCCCCGATGAAAGAGGATGTTGTGCGACAAAACGCTTTGACTGTGGTTCGTCAAAGAGGAGGGGATGTCACAGATGACTCAGAAGTGCTGGGAGACTATATACTCCAATTTGGCAAGTACAAAGGGAAGTCATTCAGGTGGCTTTTAGAAAATGATGTGGGTTACACTTTGTACCTCATCATGAACTTGCAAAAGGAGGAGGAATCTGGCATCTGTATTACAGAGGGCTTTAACAAGATGAGCCTCCTGGCCTTTGTTAAGTATGCTCTCAGTTTTAAGGAAATACAAGATGTCCTAAATTACGAAGCAAGCAAAGTCGGTGCTACAGCAACGTCTTCTGAAGATGATCAGCTCGTTGGATTTGGCTCTCGGGCCAAGAGTACCTGGAAGGAAATTTGGGACAGTAGAGCAGATGGTTATGCTGACTTCATACTGAAGAAGAGTTGCCTTCCTGGAACGCGGATGAACAAGCTGCAACAATACTTGCTTAAGAAACAGCAATCATCCTCCCATGATACCACTCCACAACCCAGTGTGCCACATCAACCCCTGG TAATGGAGGAGGACGAAGCATTGGAGTCTGCAATGTTAAGCATCTCACCCTCTAAACTTCAGAGTGTGAACAGTAG TATCAAGACCAATGAAAAAAGAGGACCGCTCAGTGCCAAAAACATCTTCAAGAGCAAAGACag TTCTGGTCATGTTCCTGTTACAATGCTTGTTTGCCGCCGTTACAGTCCTTATCAAAGGACCATGAATTGA
- the LOC118561970 gene encoding uncharacterized protein LOC118561970 isoform X1, with product MQKKILFYPGKLNVVFRKGPLGFLLQDPSSEAKLIRDNPSLRDRSAPMKEDVVRQNALTVVRQRGGDVTDDSEVLGDYILQFGKYKGKSFRWLLENDVGYTLYLIMNLQKEEESGICITEGFNKMSLLAFVKYALSFKEIQDVLNYEASKVGATATSSEDDQLVGFGSRAKSTWKEIWDSRADGYADFILKKSCLPGTRMNKLQQYLLKKQQSSSHDTTPQPSVPHQPLVMEEDEALESAMLSISPSKLQSVNSSIKTNEKRGPLSAKNIFKSKDRFFIKKTVLVMFLLQCLFAAVTVLIKGP from the exons ATGCAGAAGAAAATCCTCTTCTACCCAGGAAAGCTGAATGTTGTTTTTCGCAAGGGACCCCTTGGATTTCTTCTGCAGGATCCCTCCTCTGAGGCCAAGCTGATCAGAGACAACCCCAGCTTGCGGGACAGATCTGCCCCGATGAAAGAGGATGTTGTGCGACAAAACGCTTTGACTGTGGTTCGTCAAAGAGGAGGGGATGTCACAGATGACTCAGAAGTGCTGGGAGACTATATACTCCAATTTGGCAAGTACAAAGGGAAGTCATTCAGGTGGCTTTTAGAAAATGATGTGGGTTACACTTTGTACCTCATCATGAACTTGCAAAAGGAGGAGGAATCTGGCATCTGTATTACAGAGGGCTTTAACAAGATGAGCCTCCTGGCCTTTGTTAAGTATGCTCTCAGTTTTAAGGAAATACAAGATGTCCTAAATTACGAAGCAAGCAAAGTCGGTGCTACAGCAACGTCTTCTGAAGATGATCAGCTCGTTGGATTTGGCTCTCGGGCCAAGAGTACCTGGAAGGAAATTTGGGACAGTAGAGCAGATGGTTATGCTGACTTCATACTGAAGAAGAGTTGCCTTCCTGGAACGCGGATGAACAAGCTGCAACAATACTTGCTTAAGAAACAGCAATCATCCTCCCATGATACCACTCCACAACCCAGTGTGCCACATCAACCCCTGG TAATGGAGGAGGACGAAGCATTGGAGTCTGCAATGTTAAGCATCTCACCCTCTAAACTTCAGAGTGTGAACAGTAG TATCAAGACCAATGAAAAAAGAGGACCGCTCAGTGCCAAAAACATCTTCAAGAGCAAAGACaggttttttataaaaaaaacag TTCTGGTCATGTTCCTGTTACAATGCTTGTTTGCCGCCGTTACAGTCCTTATCAAAGGACCATGA